In the Populus trichocarpa isolate Nisqually-1 chromosome 1, P.trichocarpa_v4.1, whole genome shotgun sequence genome, AAGAAAGGAGTAATTCCAGCAATGCCCAGAAGCAAATCTCACCATCAGTGTAAAACCATAGTCTTTTTAGATTCAAGTCAGGCATTGCATTTCTTTTcaaagtaaattttattttttaatgtataaagtGGCTTCAATGATCAAGAAACTAGGCTGTCATTAGATAATGGGATAAAAAGTCAATTCTGCAAAGCTTTCATACTATTTGAAAGAGTCATTGGTGTTTTGATACTCATCTGTGCTTTCCTTTCAGGTTCATCAGGATATGACAAAACCATTGTCCCATTATTTCATATATACTGGCCACAATTCCTACCTAACAGGAAACCAACTCAGTAGTGATTGCAGTGATGTCCCAATCATAAAGGCATTAAAGAGAGGTGTAAGAGTGATAGAGCTTGACATATGGCCAAATTCCACTAAAGATAATGTTGATGTTCTACATGGAAGGTGTGTTAATTCGATCTTTCTTTTGCTTAGTTTTTTAGATTGTAGCACTTAGGTTCGGTGCCTAATGCATTTTAGATGGattcttaaattgctaaattcTGGAGTTGGCAATAAATTACGTGAGGCATCatataggttaaaaaaaaagagcaggggcaaaaaaaaaaaaaaaggcaaaacaaagTTGTGGGTGAACACAGTTTTTCTTCTGATTGGATATGCCCTTAACTGCACCTTACAATACTATGCTTGGTTGAATTCAGCTACAAGTTATGCTTTTAACACAGATATTAGACTGATGTTATCGTGATATTGATCATTCCATTAGATGTTCTCTAGATATCTTATGATTAGTGAACAATATGGGTGGTTATAGTTGATTCTCTGATCTTGGAGATTCCTCAAATTTGTAGATGTTTAAAGCCCTTTTAAGATCAATATTCTTCCATTATTGGTCTTTTGATGACCCCAGCTATCAATCTCTTTCTTGGACTTTTGCTGATTCATAGATGCACGCGCACTTAAATGCAGGACCCTGACTGCTCCGGTGGAACTCATTAGATGTTTAAAATCCATAAAAGAATATGCCTTCTCATCCTCCCCATATCCAGTCATAATAACTCTTGAAGACCACCTCACCCCAGATCTTCAAGTCAAAGTAGCTCAGGTGGTATTTCCTTTTCCTGTTGTGGTGGATTGATTTGAGCCTACATTGTTTTCCCTTGGAACTGTAAATGTATTGACTGCAAAAGAATTGTGTGTTCAGATGATCAACGAAACATTTGGAGACATGCTGTACAGTCCTGAATGTGAATGTTTAGAGGAGTTTCCTTCTCCAGAAGAGTTGAAGTATCGGATAATTATTTCAACAAAACCTCCTAAGGAGTATCTTAAAGCTGAAAGTGGCAAGGACAAGGGGATTAAGTCTCGAAAGGATAAGGATTCTGATGACGATACATGGGGGAAGGAGCCATTGGATCTTGTATCTGATCAAGAAGATGGTGATGTGGTATGTTGAGGAATGAAACTTTCCGCTTTCCACTCCCAAATACATGTTAAATGAATAGCTAGTTTCCGAGGTGTGATAATTTCTGTTAATGTTGCCTTGTTTGCTTGCAGAGCGATACTTTTACAAGTGAAGATAGTGACGGTGAGTCACAACAGCCAGAGGTATCAGCGTACAAGCGTCTAATTGCCATTCATGCTGGGAAACCCAAGGGTGGATTAAAAGAGGCACTAAAGGTAGATCCCAATAAAGTTAGACGCCTTAGTTTGAGTGAGCAAGCTCTTGAAAAGGCTAGTGAAAATCATGGAACGGATGTTATTAGGTAATTGTTGATATCCAGCTTCTGGTGCAAGACATTTCATGTAGAAATATATATTCTGAGCTTGCATGTGTTTTCCTATTATTATAATTGGTTTACTATTCCACCAACTAAGCCTGGGGCTTGCAATCTCTCTGCACAGGTTTACCCAGAAAAATGTCTTACGGGTGTATCCTAAAGGTACTCGTTTTAATTCTTCCAACTACAAGCCACTAATTGGTTGGACACATGGAGCTCAAATGGTTGCATTCAATATGCAGGTATGATTCAGTGTTCTTTCTCCTGGTTGAGAAGCTGAAACGTTATTTAGTGATCTGTAGATCATGTTAATCTTCACTCATTGCCACTGTACTCCTCTAGATCCCTTTCTTGAAATGGTTATAAATGATTCAGCTGGATTATGGTTTTGTGACATTCAGCATGAACCTGAAGTCTTTAATTGCATTTCAATAGCAATACTTCAGATTTTTTTACTGTACTAAGGTCATTGACATTGAGTTATCAAGCATTCCGTTGCGAGAGGGGGAAGACCCATTAATTATCTTGATCATTTAAGTTCGTTGGCATTGTTTCCTTTCTCAAGTttgattaaaagttaaaatgcTCTTTTTGGCTGTAAGAGTTAAGCCAATGCATCAACTAAagcaaacagaaaaaataattaagttgcTTGGGCAGAAGTACCAAATTTGCTCTTGTAAATGACACTATGATGGACAGAGATAGACAGGAAAGGGAAAAATGAATAGGATGCAATTGTCAGTCTTTTGTTATTCAGTTAGTTACTATTAAGCTAGTTACAACCTAGTCAAATAGAAGAAGAGGCTGAaaatgggaaaaagaaaagggataaaTGGTTTAGAATTTGTAGTGTCCTTAGATGCgactttttatttaactttgacagtgttcttttcttattttcctaCGATAGTTGAATTTCAAGAACTATGAGCTATGGTTTTTCATGACTTTCTAGTTCCGAGGCTCAATATTGTCTCTCCTACATTCAGGGTTATGGTAGATATCTTTGGCTGATGAATGGGATGTTTAGGTCAAATGGGGGATgtggttttgtgaagaaaccgGATTTCTTGATGAAAGGGGGTCCGCATGGTGAAGTTTTTAATCCTAAAACCAAATTCCCAGTAAAGAAAAGTTTAAAGGTGAGTGCACCTACCACCTTCCTCTACTCTTTCTTTCCTGGAGGCTCTAAAAGCGTGCAATGTGATTTGACAGGTGAAAGTATACATGGGTGATGGATGGCACTTGGATTTCAAACCGACTCATTTTGACTCATATTCCCCACCAGATTTCTATACCAGGGTAAGCTAGACATGCATTTGTTCTGTAAAGCGAATTTTACCGGAGCAATGAAGTTCATTTCCCCGTCAATGCATGAATTTACAGCAAAATCGTGTTTCAGGTCGGCATTGCAGGAGTGCCAGGTGATGCTatcatgaagaaaacaaaaataaaagaggacaACTGGACACCTGTTTGGGATGAGGAATTTATATTTCAGTTGACTGTTCCTGAACTAGCTTTACTACGAGTTGAAGTTCATGAGTATGACATGTCTGAGAAGGATGATTTTGCTGGACAGACTTGTTTGCCTGTCTCTGAACTGAGACCAGGAATCCGTGCAGTACCCCTTTTTGATCGCAAGGGAGAGAAATTAAATTCATCGAGGCTTCTCATGCGCTTTGAGTTTGTCCAAGATTGACTTCATCAAGTTTTCATTCCACGTATATATTTCAGTTGAGTTCTTTCATCCACGGTTTTGCATTTATGCTATTGCTATGTATGTATTCTTCAAAACTGTTATGAACTAATCATGATCtgtattttcttccttttaatgACTAAGATTTATGTACTTGTTTATCACAAGAGGTGGTTTTCCTTGACAAGTAATTCTAAGGTCTTTTACACGCatactgggaaaaaaaaaaaaaaaaaaactgtttccTGTTGTTTCCTTggaattttctttatattcgCATGGAAGTTTTCTGGTAATTTTTATGCACATTCACATAAGACAACAATAGTTACTCTCTACGCATACAGTCTAAGCGCTTGGTAGAATGTTTTATGTTACGCAATAGTCATGATGATTTCTGCAAGACATTCTGAATTTCTACAAGATTTAAGTtccttgcttgcttgcttgcttgcttgagcTCTCTGCCCTACTAATAGGGGAATGGACCTCATGTATGAGCCTAGTCGACGTGGGGCCTTAAAAGTAAGCCGGGGATAGTTtcaaaagcatttaaaaaaataaatatttttttttttttttttatatttttagatcattttgatgtgctgatgttaaaaataattttttaaaaataaaaaatatattattttgatacattttcgagtgaaaaatattttgaaaaacaaccgcaactacacttccaaacacgcTTTGTGTGTTTGTTTTGCAACTGCTTTTGCGTTTGCGGTGCAACAACAGTAAAGGGTTTGGTAACAAACTAAACTGTGTTTTGTACTGCGTGGcccactaaaaaattaagtttgaaatgtaatttttgtgaaacagtttttacatgtttttttaactgaatttcataatcaaatatatatctaAATCTAACTAACCACAtctaaccatattttttttataacttatcTTTCTTAAATCACGACCGCAAAACTacttcaaaaacaaaca is a window encoding:
- the LOC7478527 gene encoding phosphoinositide phospholipase C 4, with product MAGSYRMCVCFTRKFKVTEAGPPPDVNEAFFKYTDGGTHMSAEQLRRFLMEVQGDGGVSIADAEKIVDQVLQKLHHIAKFTRRTLTLDDFHHFLFSADLNPPVGDQVHQDMTKPLSHYFIYTGHNSYLTGNQLSSDCSDVPIIKALKRGVRVIELDIWPNSTKDNVDVLHGRTLTAPVELIRCLKSIKEYAFSSSPYPVIITLEDHLTPDLQVKVAQMINETFGDMLYSPECECLEEFPSPEELKYRIIISTKPPKEYLKAESGKDKGIKSRKDKDSDDDTWGKEPLDLVSDQEDGDVSDTFTSEDSDGESQQPEVSAYKRLIAIHAGKPKGGLKEALKVDPNKVRRLSLSEQALEKASENHGTDVIRFTQKNVLRVYPKGTRFNSSNYKPLIGWTHGAQMVAFNMQGYGRYLWLMNGMFRSNGGCGFVKKPDFLMKGGPHGEVFNPKTKFPVKKSLKVKVYMGDGWHLDFKPTHFDSYSPPDFYTRVGIAGVPGDAIMKKTKIKEDNWTPVWDEEFIFQLTVPELALLRVEVHEYDMSEKDDFAGQTCLPVSELRPGIRAVPLFDRKGEKLNSSRLLMRFEFVQD